One window of Dysidea avara chromosome 11, odDysAvar1.4, whole genome shotgun sequence genomic DNA carries:
- the LOC136238364 gene encoding glucosamine-6-phosphate isomerase 2-like, which yields MRLVILNTYDEVSEWAATYVKDRINTFNPGPDKLFVLGLPTGGTPLGMYKKLIEYQHKGEVSFKYVVTFNMDEYVKLPRDHPESYHTYMWTNFFKHIDIEPANVHILDGNAPDLFAECSQFEKEITKVGGVELFVGGIGPDGHIAFNEPGSSLVSRTRVKALSQETIDANARFFGGDTSQVPTQALTVGVGTVMDAREVMILITGAHKAFALYKAVEEGVSHMWTVSAFQMHPKAIFVCDDPATMELKVKTVRYFKGLMDVHQEAIDKLSSRKK from the exons ATGAGGCTTGTAATCTTAAACACCTATGATGAGGTGAGCGAGTGGGCTGCTACCTACGTGAAGGATAGAATAAATACCTTCAACCCTGGACCGGATAAGCTATTTGTGCTAGGATTACCAACTG GTGGTACTCCACTTGGTATGTACAAGAAGCTAATAGAGTACCAACATAAAGGAGAAGTGTCTTTCAAATACGTGGTGACATTTAACATGGATGAGTATGTGAAGCTACCACGAGATCATCCAGAGAGCTACCATACTTACATGTGGACCAATTTCTTCAAACATATTGACATTGAGCCAGCTAATGTGCACATACTGGATGGAAATGCTCCAGATTTATTTGCTGAATGTAGCCAATTTGAGAAAGAAATTACAAAAGTTGGTGGTGTGGAACTGTTTGTTGGAG GTATCGGTCCTGATGGACATATTGCATTTAATGAACCTGGATCATCACTTGTGTCCCGGACAAGAGTCAAGGCTTTATCACAAGAAACTATTGATGCTAATGCCAG GTTCTTTGGTGGTGATACAAGTCAGGTACCCACACAAGCACTAACGGTTGGAGTAGGAACTGTTATGGATGCCAGAGAA GTTATGATATTGATAACTGGAGCCCACAAAGCTTTCGCATTGTACAAGGCAGTTGAGGAGGGGGTCAGTCATATGTGGACAGTTTCAGCTTTCCAGATGCACCCCAAGGCAATCTTTGTGTGTGACGATCCAGCAACCATGGAACTGAAGGTGAAGACAGTACGATACTTTAAGGGACTCATGGATGTCCATCAAGAGGCTATCGACAAATTAAGCAGCAGAAAGAAATAA